The following coding sequences are from one Calditrichota bacterium window:
- a CDS encoding YfhL family 4Fe-4S dicluster ferredoxin, whose product MALYINEDCINCGACEPECPTNSITEGPEVYIIDVATCVECEGHFDQPRCIEVCPVECIFKLE is encoded by the coding sequence ATGGCACTCTACATCAACGAAGACTGCATCAACTGCGGAGCCTGTGAGCCCGAATGCCCGACCAACTCCATCACCGAAGGCCCTGAGGTCTATATCATAGACGTTGCGACCTGTGTTGAGTGCGAAGGTCACTTCGACCAGCCGCGTTGCATCGAAGTCTGTCCGGTTGAGTGTATCTTCAAACTGGAGTAA
- a CDS encoding ribosome recycling factor: MAADFVSHAKERMAKAVAHCRDEMVHIRTGKATPALLDPIRVDYFGSHVPLKQVAGISTPEPRLLVIQPYDKGMIGAIEKAVLASDLGLTPSNDGRMVRLPIPVLTTERREELIKVVRRIAEEGRVTVRNHRRDLNEAVKKAEKSSEISEDVSRHFHELIQKETDHHISEIDHLLKIREEEIRKE, translated from the coding sequence ATGGCCGCCGATTTCGTAAGTCATGCAAAAGAGCGAATGGCCAAAGCCGTGGCGCATTGCCGGGATGAAATGGTCCACATTCGCACCGGCAAGGCTACTCCGGCGCTCCTCGACCCAATCCGGGTCGATTACTTCGGAAGCCATGTTCCGCTTAAACAAGTCGCTGGTATTTCAACGCCGGAACCGCGATTGCTCGTCATTCAGCCCTACGACAAGGGGATGATAGGCGCTATCGAAAAGGCTGTCCTGGCGAGCGATCTCGGACTGACGCCTTCCAACGACGGACGAATGGTGCGGCTGCCGATACCGGTCCTGACGACCGAGCGGCGCGAAGAATTGATAAAGGTCGTTCGCCGCATCGCTGAGGAGGGCCGGGTGACGGTGCGCAATCACCGCCGCGACCTGAATGAAGCCGTTAAGAAGGCCGAGAAGAGCAGCGAGATTTCGGAAGACGTGAGCCGCCACTTTCACGAACTGATCCAAAAAGAAACCGATCATCACATTTCTGAGATCGACCACCTCCTGAAGATTCGGGAGGAGGAGATCCGGAAGGAATAA